The sequence GCTTcgcatttggtctgaacacgACTTCAGATATAAATGgcacagaaccttcattaatgtcattagtaacacctgtgttcacctgctattcatgtcagaatggctgctgtgaaaaggtcacatgtttctcttattttgtgtttatcatgtgaaaacaaacaggaatgTTTATGGAAGACTTATAAGGACAGGATTCAAATTAATCTACTCTTAAATTAAAGAGGGAAAGGCTCACCAACATTGGTCTGAAACTGAAGAATGACAAAATCTAAgcttattttaaaacattttttcgctattaactgttttattataaattattaaaacTAATTTTAGTGGGGTTATTTTACTTTAACATGATGTATTGCACTGAACAAAGACTTTAAAAAGCTTTGAGTGACTCAGTGAAGaagtgttttgtcatgtttttcccCTGTAGAAAGTGAGAGGGATGGCTCTGGATGATGTGGTAGTCCTCAACGTGGACACCAATACTCTAGAGACTCCCTTTGATGACCTCCAAAGCCTGCCCAACGACGTGGtgcgtaacacacacacacacacacacacacacacacacacatccaaaattAAGTTTGTCATACTGCacagattttaattttataagCTGTACGGGGCAAgatatatatgttttgttttgtgtcttgtgaATTGATTTTTCACAGGTTTCATCACTGAAGAACCGTTTGAAGAAGGTCTCAACAACAACAGGGGACGGCGTGGCCCGAGCCTTCCTGAAGAGTCAGGCTGCTCTGTTTGGGAGCTACAGGAGCGCCCTGCAGATTGAACCAGTTAGTCTGTTAGATGGACAGCAGATGAAGGAAACACAGAGGAATGATGACTCAGGACGAGAGGGAATTGGGGGCTTCATGTAGATTAAATACTGAGATCAGTGCATGGGCCACAGCAGAGGGATGTTTCAGAAAGCAGGTTTACTGATTAACCTGTTTCTTAACCCAGATTTTTAGTCACAAAATGCAAGATTAAATCAATTTCAGGTCAGTCACTACATTAACCTGGGTGGCAGCTTTACTTGAGCTATCATCCAGTTAGTCAGAAAATCTGTGGAGCTCGCAGCATTTTATCTGGGGGATAGCTGTCGGGCATGATGTGCCCCTTTCTTGTAATCCGTCAACAATGAagcccatttttatttttttgcagcaacCAGTTTCTTTGTTGAAAATTCTTTAAAGTCCGGATTTCTTACTTGCCCACAAAGTCACATCTCTGAATTCTTTCACTTGTGTTTCCAAGGAGATGAAAAATCATTTTAGATTTGCTTTGGtgttaaaaatgagaaatatttttcatatttgttctTCTTGCGTTAAAATACATATTAACCCTCACTCTTCCCCATTTTCTCTACTCTCTTGAGAGATAGAGAGGCAGGCATGAGGTGGGCTAAATCCTCTGCACCTTAAATCCGACTCGTGTTTAATAACCAACAGTTCAAACAAATGTATTGAATTGCTGAAACTTATGTACTTCTGTGTAGGTGTGATTATTGAGGTGATAGTTCAGATTCTTACCTGTATTTGCTGGTGTAGAGGTAGAGGTAGGTAGAGGTATTTGCTCGTGTAAtccatccaccaagtttggtccctTAACTCCTTCAGCTCTGTGTCACCACAGAACTGCTGGTTTTATTCAACGTGCCACCGTGTCTGGTGGACTAAAAAGTCTACTGGCCGCTGCAAATATTTACCCATTTTGGTAGGAGCTAATTTGCCACCCTGATGgaataatattaaaaactaaaCACCTGCCTCTTTCCATTTAGGTAGATCCCTCACTATCAACTGCACCTCACTGTACCTTGTGGCTCTGTGGTTCATACTGGGTGTGTGCTTCTCCTGCCCTTTTAGGGAGAGCCAATAACATTCAATGAGGAGACATTTGTGAACCACCGCTCCAGTGCCATGCGACAGTTCCTCCAGAATGCCATTCAGCTGCAGCTTTTCAAACaggtacgtacacacacacacacacacacacacacttcagtgttTCCCCCCATTTCTCTCACACATGGTTTCTTTCTACCTGAAGTTCATTGATGGACGGTTAGACCTGCTGAACTCAGGAGAAGGCTTCAGTGACATCTTTGAGGAGGAAATCAATATGGGGGAATATGCAGGTGAGTTAGAAGAACACactcaaaaaacacactggtttGCAGCGGcaacagcaggaccctggctctgttagacctaaatgggaCAGAAACTTTATTAATGTCACTAGTAACTCCTTTGTTTACCTGccatttcatgtcaaactggCTGCTGTGAAGAAGGTCTTTTAGGAATTGAGCAGCTCTAGTGCTTGGTCAGGCCGGGCTGGCTTAGAGGGAACGTTGATTACACACCACGTTGGTTTTGCATCTGATCCCAGACTCACTTCCTCTCAGTCTGTGCTCAGGGTGCCAGCCAGCTGAGGCTGTGGCGCTTTTCCTTCATGACTtcacctgttctctctctctccacaggcaGCGACAAGACCTACCACCAGTGGCTGTTCACTGTCAAGGTGAGTTCACAGCCGAGATCATCTGTGTGGGGAGATACatgcaagaaatgacctgaacccaagaaattaatgaaaatatataggaaaatgaccagaaatagcATCACCATGTATATAAacaattttatggtaattttcaggactttttcttttcttttctcttcttttcttttcttttttctataaTTTTATGCCTAATTCATTAATAGTTTTCTTGctatttctttttacttttttttttttttttttggttttttggtcGTTATCCTAGGTTGCTTTTCttgcaatttaattttacatgtatgtttttgaaagaaattgaaTGAATTTGGTCCAGTTTCAACGGGTCCATCTATACATACACAATAAAAGTGACACAAacctgtttattaaaaaaaaaattcttactCCTGTTTGCGCCCATGTCTGCAGGCTTTGGCTCACAAGGTTTCATCTAGAAAGACAGCTTGTTTACCTACAGTGTACATTACACACaactttgttattttgtttgtgtttagtttCTTTTGCTATAACTTCTCTGAAGATAACTGTAAGTGGAGCATAACGTTGATAATATTTAGATTTACAAGTTGCAGTTTTCCCTTAACAAttgtctgactgtgtgtctgtgttgtctgatagaaagggggcggggctatcTTCAACACAGTGAAGACGAAGGCCAACCCGGCCATGAAGACTGTTTACAAGTTTGTAAGCACCTGATTTCTTTTAGGAACTACCACATAAACCCTGTTTTTACTCCACTGCTCAAAGCAAGAATGTCAATGCcttgacatctttttttttttttttttttcgcatcGCAGGCGAAAGACCATGCAAAAATGGGCATCAAGGAGGTCAAGAGCCGGCTAAAGCAGAAGGTATACAAACTGTGCAATGTCTTGAAACCATTCAAGCTCATACTTGAATTGTTTTCTAAATTGGTGATTCTGAAAGTCAGGTGGTGATAATTCACGCTTTTTCCCTcacaaacagtaacaataaataaataatccccCCTTCCTAATGCTACCTGTCCTCATCCTGACATGAATCTGGACTTGAGCCATTTTCCCCCCCTTTTGGCCTCTCTCTCAAATCTCTGGCCTCTTTAACTGCTCTAACACACCCTCATCCCCCCAGCCACGCCGAGcttcctcctttcccctcccACCGCCCTTTTACTCCTCCCTATACCCACGCCAACCTCGACCTCCCTGTATTCCCCCTCTCCAGGAGCAGGCAGAGAATGGCTACTCCACCGCAGGGACGGCAGTCATCGACGACAGCAGCATGGCAGCGTTTCCCTCTTCCACCAGTGCAGTCAGGAAAGAGGGGCCACTGCGGACCTGGGATGACCACAGATCCATCACTGTGCACTTTGGGCAGGTGGGCCGAAATGAATGAAGCCGCTAGATAACAGACTTAACAACTAAaacttgttaaaataaaatatttgttaaAATAGACACTGGAATGCAGCATTATTTGATGAATGGGTGAAGTTGCTGGACTATTCAAACTGTAATTTTGTCTAGCTAccaatcaaattaattttattccACCCTACACATTTTCAACAAATTGGACTCACTGGGGCCgttcttgtatttttgtgtttcccAGGCTCGACCGCCAATGCTGGTAAAAAGACCGTGCAACAATACAGGCGTGGAAAGCAGCCCTGACCAGTAAGGCTACTTCCGTTAGATTATATCCCACCGTCCATGTCACAAATAATGACTTTCGTTAACAGTTGTACACTTGGATTGCATGAATTGCATGCGCTGTTTGTGCGCGGTTCAAAGATataacacaaacatatgcaGGCATTCTGCTTATATCAGGGGAAAGTATTGTTTCTTCAAAAAGTGAAGATGTCAGGAATTACCAAAGTTCACCGTGTTTTGAAGTCTGACAAGTCATGAACAAGCCTAAAAATAGCCAagcctaaaaataaaaaatgtgaagtatattACGCTGCACATGCCAAATCACTGGTGCGATCCTATAAATGGAAAAGCAAAGCTTAAGAAGGACCTTGAATGTGATATATATTAACTTATTGCCACTACAGGGGGGTTGAGAAAAATCCTCAGTATCATGTTTGTGGCCAGATGCAAGAACAACTCAAGGCTGCTGGGATTCTTTCAGAATAAATTACTTTTGTCTGTTCTGTGTCAGTGTAGTCCTCCACAGCTTCCTTTTCACACAATTAAACAAATCCTGTAAAATAGCTTAGAGAGATAACTAATAGTTTACCTCCTCTTcagttttcctctcctttccactTTCCCCTCTGTGATTTGTCAATTTCACCTATCTCTAATCTTATCTGGCCTGgatttccttttctcttccttaTTCTCACTCTAGCTCTATTCGTCCCACTCGTCACTACacagtctttctctctgaaGATTCATCCGGAGACGAGCTCCAGCATGATGACGACTCCATCTCTGGCTTTCCTGACAGCTTTCTCTTCTCAGTGCCCTTTGAGTGGTCTCCCCTGTACGCACTTCTCTAATCAGCTCTGCATTTATTTACGCTTGCACTACTGATGCTTCATGGTTGTGTGGTTAATAAGTCTTCTCagcctctatctatctatctatctatctatgtgtgtgtgtgtatgtgtgttttccctttgtttatatttttgaaatAACCACTTTTAGACCTTCAGATTGAGGATTTTTTTGCTAACAGAGGTCATTTAGGCCAGAACATGGGGTAAGTTTAGGCTTAAGAGTTTGAGTTAGAGATGAGGCAGTGCCGTCCTGAGGTATTTCAGGGCCATAGTAAAAACATGGTTTGGAGGCACTTGTGTTTTAGAATGAGTAGATTAAAAAACGATTTTACTTCACTTAATGAACAAAATTCACCGAACAAATGTTTATACAAATGCAACAccaataacaaaacaatttgAGAATTGTTTTGagaatttgtaatttatttttaattcattatttttcaaggtaattttatgatttttttttttttttttttttttttttgggttatttCTTGATAGTTTGTTCATCAccatttttcccatgttttgcaaataaatttgctcaggtttcaaagggttaaatgcttgtgaaactTATCTGAATGCATCAGACGCCTTTCACAGTCAACTTTACTTCCAGTAAACATAAACATACTCAGGCTGAAATTTAAAATATGATGTGAAAGTGGCAGAGAATTAGCAGCCCAGTGCAAATGTGACGGTGTTGGAAAAGTCCCTGCAAACAGAGGTATGTAAAGCGAAAACGAGGAAAATAAAGCCCagactgaaaataacaaattgTCCTGTAAGGTTAGGGCTGACTATAGTAGATGAAAAACCCATCTAaggaagatgtgtgtgtgtgtgagtgagtgagtaagtgtgCATATTTGACTTACACACATGGACGTAACCAGCTGCCGAACACTGTGCCCACCAGGCCGCAGCCTTACCACTCTCTGAAAGAGGCAGACTTTGCGGAAGCAGAGGATCCTGGCTTCGGGGCAGAGTGTCACACTGCCCCACCCAGCCCCATCACTGAGAAGCTCTCCAGCGTCAACCTGTTGGGTGACATCTTCGGCTGCCAGGACGAGCTTGACAACCCACCAGTCAGTCTGGCTAAAAGTCTAGAGGACCTGAGGACTCCCAAAGACTCAGAGGACCTGCAACCCAAGTTCACCTACCAGGTCAGGGGTCATGCTCTGCCGTCAAAAGTGGGTAGTTGGCTGACAGTAGGGACCGTGAAAACTAATGTAGTGAATGGCCACAAGTTACATGTGGGGAAAATATGTGGGGAAAATAAGATAGCAGGATAGGAGTCAATTAGAGCTGTAACAGTACATGTATTGAATCGTTTGGTACGAGGCGTTCAGTTCGGTACACGTCACAAACcaaaattattttgttaatgccacttttttttttttttaaatcagtcttTAATTGCTGTATAAAGTGAATGCAATGTAATGCACTGTGCCCGACATGGCAGCCAATACTATGTAATAAGCTCATAGCAGTATGGCTAAGAATGCCAATACCATACCACAAATAGAGGATCCTCCAAAAACCAACAGGTCTGGCATTTGGTGCCACTTTTTGTTCCCTGTGAATTGTGAGGGCGATGGCAAAAACGGTGGATGAAAAACAATGGTATGTCGCATGACAACTCATTTAAGTGGGCGACACCCCAGTGTGTCAACAGGTGGAACCGACGAAAACAAGGAGCAACACACACGCTACAGACTATCACTGCAGCATTTCTGCAGGCACGGCCATTCCCAACTGATTCAAACAGGACAAAAGAAATCACCGCGGCGACTGGTACATTTATAGCCACGGATATGAGATCTCACTCTGTAGTGGAAAACGCAGGCTTTCACAACATCCTTAGTGCAACTGGACCCTGGTACACTGTTCCTTCACCAGCCCATTTCAGCCAGACCATAATTTCatctctgtacaaaaaaaacacaaaagcacaaatagagaatgaaatgtcTGAAGCAGCCGTTGTTGTTCTGACCACAGAAAGAGAAGTCACTGCCATAgttgtcgtcatcatcatcaaacagatCATACTTTATGATGTTAGTTTAATAAGTAGCtgttagtgtttttgtttatatgctgCTCAGAAGACAGGTCAGGTATAGCtccatcatttttcaaactaaaaaaaaaagatcatactTGATTATGTTGTAATGaataacaatttttaaaaatcaatttctttggcacttgtacttttttgcTGTATCGTATCAAACTGAAACGTGAATTTTGTGAACCGTCACAGCCCTACAGTCAACTTGGCAGTGTTTCGATTGTGTTGTCAGTGTAGGGTTAAACCATCCATCAATTAGAGctttcattttaattctgttcttaaagggatacttcagcCATAATACATGGCTGAAAATATCTCGAATCATCATTTAATTTTTCCATGCTTTAAGTGCACCATCAGTTTTGTGGTCTAAATACTGTCTTGTTTTTGCAGCGCATGGACCTGAGTGCCAGTGAACGCACTCGCACCCTTCCAGGACTCAGGCTATCCAACCCCTACAATAAGTTGTGGAGTATAGGGCAGGATGACATGGCTATGCCCATTTGTGTGCCTCCGAACTGGGATAGACCTCAGTCTGACCGCCCTCCTGTGCATCAGGACGCCCAGACCTCTAGCCGTGACAGTTTTGGACCGGGCCCTGACCCACTGGATCCTTCCACCCCTAGTCAGGGCAACATCACCATTCCACGTCCCCATGGAAGAAAGACACCCGAACCTGGTAAGGTCCTAGCACCCCCTGTGGCCCAGCCCCGTTCTAAACCAGCAGGCCATGGGGAAGGAAGGTCGACGGCAGGGGGACAGGAATTTAGGCAAGCCCTAGGGATGACTACTGAAGAGGACCTGCTGAAGCCCACCAAGGCCAGTGAAGACAGTATAGATCTGTTAAGTCTTCTAGACCCGCTTAACAGCTCAGTAGAGACCAAGACCGCCTCCTTGGGTGGGAAGGGAGGAGACATCAGTACACCCTCTTCTTCTTGCAAGCCCACAATACCACCCAGGCCATATCCGCAGGGCTTGCCTCCCTTCCCACTACAGCCCCATGTATCACTCAATCCCTTCACTCAGTCCCTCCATTACACCTCCCCTCAAACACACTACTCCCCAACTATTAGCGGGAATCCCTTCAACGTGGCCTACGGGCCTCCAGCAGGCTCCTACTtccacaccccaccccacccatctgTTTCTACACTACCAGGGCTCTACAGACAACATTCACCAGGTGGCTCCACTCTCTCACCCAGCTTTGGACCAGTCCAGTCAGCCTTCCCTTCCTCAGCCACTTCCATGCCCCACTTCTCTGCCAGCAACCACGCTCTTTCCAGCCTGGTGGACTCGCCCTTAGCCCTCAGCCCAGCCCCAAACATATCGGCGAAGCCTCTTTATGCCGAGAGAGACTCCCAGGAAACTCAGGATCCCTTTGGGGACCTGCTGACTATGGCCAAGCCAGCTACACCGCCCAAAAAGAAGGTGGAGGACCTTCGGAGGAGGTGGGAGACTTTTGACTAAAGTCTGTGAATATCCACTGAGTTGAATCCCCCCCCCAAAACCCCCTCCACTACCACCAGCTTTGCTGCTGACCAATGATGAACATGTGTCTGGTGAACAAATTGGTAGTCTGGACTAAGTTTTTCCCCTTGTGCTTTGACTCATCTGTTTCTCCATACAAGAACTGTCAGAgttttggaggttttttttctctttctctctgtgtgtcattCTGTCCAGGAAAGCGGACACATACCCGGCCTTGCTTCTTCAGTACATCAGATGCCAACAGTTCAGAGCCCATCGCCAATTGCTAGAACAATAATTTGCACAGTGCCGCTCAGTGTAGATGTGTGATTCCCAAAATAAGCACCATTTCCTGAAGTCTTAAGAAGAGATCTGTCATGCTCTAGTAACTCACAGCAACGTATGTCAACATGATGCCAACTTTTATGATTAGCTAGTCATCAATTGTTGATTAACAGCTTAAATAGTATTGTGGTAGTATTATGGTGCATCTGAAACAAGCACTTAGTTCACCTATGGATGTCTTAAGTAGGCTCATGCAGACTGGTGTTTTGCTTGGCCCTAAGGATAAATCTCACCCTGGGCTTGTCTCATTCATATGTGAAAATGAGTTGCCTCATAaatatattcattaatttaaaaataattacaggATCAATTGAAACTTAAGATTTGAGGAAAGACTGAGCTTATAACAGACTCCTCTGCAGTGTCATATTAAGTACAGCACTGTCCCtatgaaataattttaaacatttgtctGATTAAATATATGGGGACTTTAAAACCCATGATTGTATATTGTTTTTAGAGGGAGAAACATGGATCCCGATCTTTTTGCCAGTACTACTGTTCAGACTCTCCCTACGCATTTCgtcctgtttatttttgccttaagtatttttttttctgtgattttttttttctgattttttttttttttttttttcagtgcttaGCTACTGAGGAACAGGCTGCCTGCACAGTGTGTTAAGTGTTAATAGAGAgcaaaaattatgtttttcacAATTGCTACCAGTTTGATTCTATTTTTGCTGatatgaatttaaaacaaaacctCACCAACAATATAAATTGTGTGGTTGTGAGACTACCTAATCTATTTAGCCTTTACTGCTTTGTAGGCAATCTTGGGGGACCAATGTGTGgtgaatgccaaaaaaaaaaaaatcctaattgcttaaaaatgctgtgaaaaaggtgtcTTAACAACAAGCACATGTCTGGTTGCTGTTTTATGTGTAAATTTGACATAATATATGGTGTATGACTGATTAAAGAGTGGTGAATAGTAGCCTACTGCATATGCTTGAAATACAGACACTTCATCATATGTCGTTGGCTTAAAACAAAAGGTCGACTGCACCCAAGGACTTTGTGTGGTGCATTGCACAGCAGGAAATATTCATTACCTCgcccaggttttttttttcagtaattttccaTTATTCTACACATAGATCCTATACATAGCATATATTGATGACTCTATGATTGACTCAATAGTCATGCCTTGAACAAAAATCTGCCAAAAAACTGCGCTTTATATTGTCCAAGTTTACTTTAGGGtttcgttttctttcttttttgaacCTCAAACCTTTTTTTGAACCTGAACATCAGACACATTTAACAAAGAGGCTAAAACCTAAATTCTTCCAAGAGGACAAGATTATTAAAATGTAGCACGCTCTGTGGATTATTTCAAATCCAGGGAGCAAAGTaggagaagtttttttttttctctcttccagcTCAGCGCAAATCCTTGTAACCTGTAAGGACGCCACCCGCTGGAACGGAGGTGAAGCCTGTTGGTGGTCAGCGTCATGAGATTACATATATATCAGTTGAACTAGCATGGCCtcatacacaaaaatatattctctttattttcctgtgaTCACCGCAACTTTAGAGTATGGAAGACGATTAGAgccactcagaaaaaaaaatgtcctgaaatTAATCTCAGAATGTAAAGTCATAATTCTGAAAAAAGTCAAGACttatgaggaaaaaagtgagaagtCAGAGAAAAAGGATTTAGTAGAGAATGGTTACTTTAAAGTCACAGGTTTTGACTTTAACGTCacaattctgagattaaagtcagaattcCGACTGAATTCTCACAATTCTGACTTTTTCCTTGCAGAATTgtgagattaatctcagaagTCAGTTGAGTCAGCCACAGAGACTGAAACACGCTGCCCACTCACAGAAGTCTCTTTGAAATGCACTTTCAAAGGAACATTTTGAGTTTGTTGGATCATGACCTCCAGTCGTGGTGCTGTACCTAAGTTGTGTGTAGGCCTTGTCAGAAAAAGTTTCTGAAATAGTTTTGTCAGGATTGAAATTTGTGTACTTTTGCCTGTTTGATCAACTTTTTGATATAAAATAAGGGGGAAAAATTCTGATGTTTTCCCTGGTGACCTATGGTTAGTAATCACCTCATGAACAAGAGATTACTAGAACACAGAAGCTTGACTGATTCTATTGCCCTGTTGGAaactaaaatctaaaatttaattataaattcagcattttattatattgttgtacttttttgaacaaagaaaaaaatggccagaataaaacaatgaaaagtaCTTCCTGATTATAGGAAATGCAACATATGGTGGATatataaattataattattaattttaacTCAGTTGTGATACATTGTGATTAATTTTAACTCAGTTGTGATAAtcattttttaacttatttatcAGAGATGTCATGCTATAAAAGAGTGTCAGTATTAACTTGGTATAGTATTATCTATATCTAGTCTTCCCAAAGTAATTAATGTAAATGATAAATCATCACTGctcccactttaaaaaaaaaaaaaaaaaaaaaaaaaatgactgacttCTGCTTCATTCTTGTGGgacttttttgtttgaatttcCACATTTATAAAAAGTAGCTCTCCTGTGATTCATAGTAGAATGTAATAAATTGGTATGTGCTAGCATTTCCCTGTACCTTGCACACACTTGATGACAATGATAGTACTGTAATAGAGCATTTATAAATCCCTGTTGCAAATAACAGATGTTGTCGTCATGGATACGTCGATACATATCAGCTGAGGTCCTCGGGTGCCATTCATGAACTTAAGTGGTGTCCAGTTATCCTTCTGTCTGTATGATTTCTCTGTTTCCTGTAAAAAAGCTTTTTTCATACAGGTGAGCACTTTTAAGTTTGATTTTgctttggctttattttgttgcgctttctgtttctttgttctgttttgcatATCTTGTAATTAAATGCTACATGCAATCACCAACTGTTTTTCCATCAATTCAGCTTTCTCTAACATGCAGAAGGATGCAGCACTGGTCTGCTTGTTTCTTTTAATTGGTTTAATTGGGAGGCGCAAATTTCATAGATGCAGTGTACGCCCATATTCGACTGGGAGGTTCAGCAGAGACACTTTGTGCTGTAGGTCACCGGAGAAACTGTAGGCTTAACCATCTCTGAACAAAGCTATGGTCTGTGCTTTGTGCCTGCAACAAGTAGCCTCAGTGTCATATTGGTGTAGTATGTAATAATATCTCTTATCAGTACATTATATCTTAGCATAAGTGTCATAAgctttcactttatttcttgcaaaaatacataaatatatttaaattacgagaaaattaccatgaaattaCCCCAAAATTATTGGAAAAAGggaatcatgaaaaaaaaaaaaaaaaaaaaaaaaaaaaataggacagTAGGACACAAAAAGTAAATTAGAAAATTATAAGAAGATTGccataaaattgaaaaaaaaaaatttaaaaaatcacattaaactGTATTtgcaattatatatttaaactgCAAGAGAGTGACCAAATAGTGGACACAGAGGTCACTGGAGCTCATAGTCAGAAGTCAGAGGAAAGTGCAGCACAACATCTCTACCTCTATAGCAGCAGACCCTGATGCAGTGGACTGGGTAAGCCTGCGAAATCCACACTGTCGTCAAATCACCCGAGACGCTTTCTTCTCTTGCAGCACGTTTGCCTTGTTGCATTTGTATCAGCTTTTTGTATGTCTTGACTTTcgcatttgtttttctgaatttggAGCTCGTTTCTCttactgtgttttgcttttacaTGTGAAGCGCAATTTTC comes from Myripristis murdjan chromosome 12, fMyrMur1.1, whole genome shotgun sequence and encodes:
- the dennd1a gene encoding DENN domain-containing protein 1A isoform X2; translated protein: MGSRIKDSPESTFEVYLEVTHPGTQGAVPEVRRRFPEDYVDQETLQTVPKFCFPFSMDSLTVNQVGQNFTFVLTDIESKQRFGFCRLSSGAHSCYCILSYLPWFEVFYKLLNILADYTVKGQESQWQELLVSLHTLPIPEPGVPVHLSVHSYFTVPDTRELPSIPENRNLTEYFVAVDVNNMLHLYASMLYERRILISCSKLSTLTACVHGSAAMLYPMYWQHVYIPILPQHLIDYCCAPMPYLIGVHSSLMEKVRGMALDDVVVLNVDTNTLETPFDDLQSLPNDVVSSLKNRLKKVSTTTGDGVARAFLKSQAALFGSYRSALQIEPGEPITFNEETFVNHRSSAMRQFLQNAIQLQLFKQFIDGRLDLLNSGEGFSDIFEEEINMGEYAGSDKTYHQWLFTVKKGGGAIFNTVKTKANPAMKTVYKFAKDHAKMGIKEVKSRLKQKEQAENGYSTAGTAVIDDSSMAAFPSSTSAVRKEGPLRTWDDHRSITVHFGQARPPMLVKRPCNNTGVESSPDHSIRPTRHYTVFLSEDSSGDELQHDDDSISGFPDSFLFSVPFEWSPLPQPYHSLKEADFAEAEDPGFGAECHTAPPSPITEKLSSVNLLGDIFGCQDELDNPPVSLAKSLEDLRTPKDSEDLQPKFTYQRMDLSASERTRTLPGLRLSNPYNKLWSIGQDDMAMPICVPPNWDRPQSDRPPVHQDAQTSSRDSFGPGPDPLDPSTPSQGNITIPRPHGRKTPEPGKVLAPPVAQPRSKPAGHGEGRSTAGGQEFRQALGMTTEEDLLKPTKASEDSIDLLSLLDPLNSSVETKTASLGGKGGDISTPSSSCKPTIPPRPYPQGLPPFPLQPHVSLNPFTQSLHYTSPQTHYSPTISGNPFNVAYGPPAGSYFHTPPHPSVSTLPGLYRQHSPGGSTLSPSFGPVQSAFPSSATSMPHFSASNHALSSLVDSPLALSPAPNISAKPLYAERDSQETQDPFGDLLTMAKPATPPKKKVEDLRRRWETFD
- the dennd1a gene encoding DENN domain-containing protein 1A isoform X1; the encoded protein is MGSRIKDSPESTFEVYLEVTHPGTQGAVPEVRRRFPEDYVDQETLQTVPKFCFPFSMDSLTVNQVGQNFTFVLTDIESKQRFGFCRLSSGAHSCYCILSYLPWFEVFYKLLNILADYTVKGQESQWQELLVSLHTLPIPEPGVPVHLSVHSYFTVPDTRELPSIPENRNLTEYFVAVDVNNMLHLYASMLYERRILISCSKLSTLTACVHGSAAMLYPMYWQHVYIPILPQHLIDYCCAPMPYLIGVHSSLMEKVRGMALDDVVVLNVDTNTLETPFDDLQSLPNDVVSSLKNRLKKVSTTTGDGVARAFLKSQAALFGSYRSALQIEPGEPITFNEETFVNHRSSAMRQFLQNAIQLQLFKQFIDGRLDLLNSGEGFSDIFEEEINMGEYAGSDKTYHQWLFTVKKGGGAIFNTVKTKANPAMKTVYKFAKDHAKMGIKEVKSRLKQKPRRASSFPLPPPFYSSLYPRQPRPPCIPPLQEQAENGYSTAGTAVIDDSSMAAFPSSTSAVRKEGPLRTWDDHRSITVHFGQARPPMLVKRPCNNTGVESSPDHSIRPTRHYTVFLSEDSSGDELQHDDDSISGFPDSFLFSVPFEWSPLPQPYHSLKEADFAEAEDPGFGAECHTAPPSPITEKLSSVNLLGDIFGCQDELDNPPVSLAKSLEDLRTPKDSEDLQPKFTYQRMDLSASERTRTLPGLRLSNPYNKLWSIGQDDMAMPICVPPNWDRPQSDRPPVHQDAQTSSRDSFGPGPDPLDPSTPSQGNITIPRPHGRKTPEPGKVLAPPVAQPRSKPAGHGEGRSTAGGQEFRQALGMTTEEDLLKPTKASEDSIDLLSLLDPLNSSVETKTASLGGKGGDISTPSSSCKPTIPPRPYPQGLPPFPLQPHVSLNPFTQSLHYTSPQTHYSPTISGNPFNVAYGPPAGSYFHTPPHPSVSTLPGLYRQHSPGGSTLSPSFGPVQSAFPSSATSMPHFSASNHALSSLVDSPLALSPAPNISAKPLYAERDSQETQDPFGDLLTMAKPATPPKKKVEDLRRRWETFD